From Prevotella melaninogenica, the proteins below share one genomic window:
- a CDS encoding DUF1896 domain-containing protein, translating to METKKELSYFRLKLENYLSEHFPEMLSDKPFITARADEALTSYCDAITQGFSHPEAEVMASEVLYQGLHFSKYDTLVSVLENEFEKELPSPLPERLTPMLLKNKAVQSIFNKYELADDFGASPEYEKLYTELTGTIVLLIEVNGLPTIGGENIT from the coding sequence ATGGAAACAAAGAAAGAATTATCTTACTTCCGATTGAAATTAGAGAATTATCTCAGTGAGCATTTCCCCGAAATGCTGAGTGACAAACCATTCATAACGGCAAGAGCCGATGAAGCCCTAACTTCTTACTGCGATGCTATAACACAAGGCTTTTCTCACCCAGAGGCAGAGGTAATGGCAAGCGAAGTTCTGTATCAAGGACTGCATTTTTCCAAGTACGACACGCTTGTGTCTGTCTTAGAGAATGAGTTCGAGAAAGAACTCCCTTCTCCTCTTCCAGAAAGATTAACACCAATGCTTCTGAAGAATAAGGCTGTGCAAAGCATTTTCAATAAGTACGAACTGGCAGACGACTTTGGTGCAAGTCCAGAGTATGAGAAACTCTACACCGAACTGACAGGGACAATCGTTCTGCTCATTGAGGTCAATGGTCTGCCAACGATAGGCGGTGAGAACATAACTTGA
- a CDS encoding toll/interleukin-1 receptor domain-containing protein, whose amino-acid sequence MSFISETQLSGYRRRTNMFSADNIVNLNENFYRDKSRPMVFLSHKHDEQEILQGVVAFLKEEGVDVYVDWMDSSMPAYTNAKTAHSLKQKIKIADKFILVATPNAINSKWCNWELGLGDAAKYKEHIALLPINKTYETFGGAEYLAIYPYIDYEDGNSKDINGSYIQKGYYVKYRLDNGNEQLTPLKRWLKAK is encoded by the coding sequence ATGAGCTTTATATCTGAAACACAACTATCAGGTTATAGAAGGAGAACAAATATGTTCTCTGCTGACAATATCGTAAATTTAAATGAAAACTTTTACAGAGACAAATCTCGCCCAATGGTATTTCTTTCTCACAAACATGATGAACAAGAAATACTTCAGGGCGTAGTTGCTTTCCTTAAAGAGGAAGGGGTTGATGTGTATGTAGATTGGATGGATTCTTCTATGCCCGCTTATACTAATGCAAAAACAGCTCATTCTTTAAAACAGAAAATAAAGATTGCTGATAAATTTATTTTGGTAGCCACACCAAATGCAATCAACTCAAAATGGTGTAATTGGGAGTTAGGTTTAGGAGATGCTGCAAAGTACAAAGAACATATCGCATTATTACCAATTAACAAAACTTATGAAACTTTCGGGGGAGCTGAATATCTCGCTATTTATCCTTATATAGATTATGAAGATGGAAACAGTAAAGATATAAATGGCAGTTACATACAAAAAGGTTACTATGTAAAATATAGATTAGACAACGGAAACGAACAATTAACACCTTTGAAGAGGTGGTTAAAAGCCAAATAA
- a CDS encoding TIR domain-containing protein, producing the protein MGRKVFISYKYADTQVQDLGIYEDSGWGLRQKVPTKARHYVDKLQDKIGKDNINLGEKDGESLADFSDMTIETKLKGKIRQCSITIILISKGMKTNEPEKDQWIPWEVSYSLRTVPNGSYTKQMNAILGVVLPDETGLYDWYYKSDLDCNCTTHYTSKLFKILRDNSFNIKDKQFRQCNGKNIYTNDEPSFFKTVKWDEFMRNHNCYIEKAIKIKNNKDAYDVHINLD; encoded by the coding sequence ATGGGAAGAAAAGTTTTTATATCATACAAATATGCTGATACCCAAGTACAAGACTTGGGAATATATGAAGATAGTGGATGGGGGCTAAGACAAAAGGTCCCAACTAAAGCCCGTCATTATGTAGATAAATTACAAGACAAAATAGGTAAAGATAACATAAATCTTGGTGAAAAGGATGGCGAAAGCTTGGCTGATTTCTCTGATATGACTATTGAAACAAAATTGAAGGGAAAAATTAGGCAGTGCTCAATAACTATTATCCTAATATCTAAAGGAATGAAAACTAATGAGCCAGAAAAAGATCAATGGATTCCTTGGGAGGTTTCGTATTCACTACGCACAGTGCCAAATGGTAGCTATACAAAACAAATGAATGCCATATTGGGGGTTGTACTTCCTGACGAAACGGGATTATATGATTGGTATTATAAATCTGATTTAGATTGTAATTGCACTACCCATTACACAAGTAAGTTGTTTAAAATATTACGAGATAACAGTTTTAATATCAAGGATAAACAGTTTCGACAATGTAATGGAAAAAATATATATACAAATGATGAGCCTTCATTCTTTAAAACTGTAAAATGGGATGAGTTTATGAGAAATCATAATTGTTATATCGAAAAAGCAATTAAAATAAAAAATAACAAAGATGCATATGATGTGCATATAAACTTAGATTAA
- a CDS encoding TIR domain-containing protein has product MSRKVFYSFHFDNDNWRAGQVRNMGVVEGNQPVSGNKWEEIKQSEASIKRWIDDNLKDKSCLIVLIGEKTSERKWVKYEIERAWELGKAVCGIYIDRLENSNGEQSLKGKNPLQVIYLLLKRSTDQVNMHTMTLKTISLV; this is encoded by the coding sequence ATGAGTAGAAAAGTTTTTTATAGTTTCCATTTTGATAATGATAACTGGCGAGCTGGACAAGTTCGTAATATGGGAGTGGTAGAAGGGAATCAACCCGTTAGTGGAAACAAATGGGAGGAAATCAAACAAAGTGAAGCCTCTATCAAAAGGTGGATTGATGACAATCTGAAAGACAAATCTTGTTTAATCGTTTTAATAGGAGAGAAAACAAGCGAAAGAAAGTGGGTAAAGTATGAAATTGAGCGAGCTTGGGAATTAGGGAAAGCTGTTTGTGGAATTTATATAGATAGACTCGAAAATTCTAATGGAGAGCAATCTCTTAAAGGTAAAAACCCTTTGCAAGTTATATACCTACTTTTGAAACGGAGTACAGATCAAGTAAATATGCATACAATGACATTAAAAACAATATCACTAGTCTAG